A DNA window from Sphingomonas changnyeongensis contains the following coding sequences:
- a CDS encoding sensor histidine kinase, whose product MTERKAMEAELRAAQDISTQASRLSAMGALASTIAHELNQPLASATNYLTVSSLMMARGADARPDEITASIDGAAASIGRASEIIRRMRRFTLSGEVSRVPVSLRAIIGRAWATLRTRADAEGVQLVRALDEAVDTVECDPVQIEQVVTNLMKNALDAMTGSAVRRLTLSSRVEGREIRVRVADSGPGLPPDVAANLFEPFRTTKANGTGLGLPICRTMIEAHGGRIWAEDAPGGGAQFVFSLPLDRD is encoded by the coding sequence ATCACCGAACGCAAGGCGATGGAGGCCGAACTGCGCGCCGCGCAGGACATCAGCACCCAGGCCTCGCGCCTGTCGGCGATGGGCGCGCTTGCCTCCACCATCGCGCATGAGCTGAACCAGCCGCTGGCGTCGGCGACCAATTACCTGACCGTATCGTCGCTGATGATGGCGCGCGGGGCGGACGCGCGGCCGGACGAGATCACCGCGTCGATCGACGGCGCGGCGGCCAGCATCGGCCGCGCCTCCGAAATCATCCGCCGGATGCGCCGCTTCACCCTGTCGGGCGAGGTGTCGCGCGTGCCGGTGTCGCTGCGCGCGATCATCGGCCGCGCCTGGGCAACGCTGCGCACGCGGGCGGATGCGGAGGGCGTCCAGCTGGTCCGCGCGCTCGATGAGGCGGTCGACACGGTCGAATGCGATCCGGTCCAGATCGAACAGGTGGTGACCAACCTGATGAAGAACGCGCTCGACGCGATGACGGGCAGTGCGGTGCGCCGCCTGACGCTGTCGTCGCGTGTCGAGGGGCGCGAGATCCGTGTCCGCGTTGCCGACAGCGGCCCCGGCCTGCCGCCCGACGTCGCCGCCAATCTGTTCGAGCCGTTCCGCACCACCAAGGCCAATGGCACCGGGCTGGGCCTGCCGATCTGCCGGACGATGATCGAGGCGCATGGCGGGCGCATCTGGGCCGAGGATGCGCCCGGCGGCGGCGCGCAGTTCGTCTTCAGCCTGCCGCTCGACCGCGACTGA
- a CDS encoding GAF domain-containing protein yields MAAAYARVQVRAFVDVPLVRDGQLIALLYVHHAQPRRWTSVELATIRAVCERLWDAVEHGRTLAALHASEERLEQAMTAAGFGAWDWSAQTRAFQVSASFRPVLGIDLSRVRTWEDMAAIVHPDDRSMVEGVSADLWSGRAGDRFDLEFRSRADSDAPRWLVTRGAVTERSPEGGRSGCAASWPTSPNARRWRPNCAPRRTSAPRPRACRRWARLPPPSRMS; encoded by the coding sequence GTGGCCGCGGCCTATGCCCGGGTGCAGGTGCGCGCCTTTGTCGACGTGCCGCTGGTGCGCGACGGGCAGCTGATCGCCCTGCTCTATGTCCATCATGCCCAGCCGCGCCGCTGGACGAGCGTTGAACTGGCGACGATCCGCGCGGTGTGCGAGCGGCTGTGGGATGCGGTCGAGCATGGCCGCACGCTCGCCGCGCTCCATGCCAGCGAAGAGCGGCTGGAACAGGCGATGACCGCCGCCGGATTCGGGGCGTGGGACTGGTCGGCCCAGACGCGCGCGTTCCAGGTGTCGGCCAGCTTCCGCCCGGTGCTGGGGATTGATCTGTCGCGGGTTCGCACCTGGGAGGATATGGCCGCGATCGTCCATCCCGACGACCGGTCGATGGTCGAGGGGGTGTCGGCCGATCTCTGGTCGGGCCGTGCGGGCGACCGCTTCGATCTCGAGTTCCGCTCCCGGGCCGACAGCGATGCGCCGCGCTGGCTGGTGACGCGCGGGGCGGTCACCGAACGGTCGCCAGAGGGCGGCCGCTCAGGATGCGCGGCATCATGGCCGACATCACCGAACGCAAGGCGATGGAGGCCGAACTGCGCGCCGCGCAGGACATCAGCACCCAGGCCTCGCGCCTGTCGGCGATGGGCGCGCTTGCCTCCACCATCGCGCATGAGCTGA
- a CDS encoding PAS domain-containing protein gives MSVNQASLETSVISPSDEASCSLDIVRSHLAIVGAREGVWDWDLQTGAAWCSEQWAQVLGYRQDEIPDTAVAWAELCHPDDIRGVQAALTAHFKGEQPYYDSEHRLRTRSGDWIWVQARGQVLRRSPEGRALRCVGTFSDISLRKGSEFSARFLLALNDRLKLIGDPLGMIDAAAAALGRHLGVSRVGFAEIDIASNQFAIDREWRDGDVSPMTGRWPLGRFGGVFLDALSNGRTITVEDVQDDARTRQGGWPRPMPGCRCAPLSTCRWCATGS, from the coding sequence ATGTCCGTGAACCAGGCGAGCCTAGAAACGTCCGTTATCAGCCCGAGCGACGAGGCGTCGTGCAGCCTCGATATCGTGCGCAGCCATCTGGCGATTGTCGGCGCGCGCGAAGGGGTGTGGGACTGGGATCTGCAAACCGGTGCGGCCTGGTGTTCGGAACAATGGGCGCAGGTGCTCGGTTACCGGCAGGACGAGATTCCGGACACGGCGGTCGCCTGGGCCGAACTCTGCCATCCCGACGACATCCGCGGCGTGCAGGCCGCGCTCACCGCCCATTTCAAGGGCGAACAACCATATTATGATTCCGAACACCGGCTGCGCACGCGCAGCGGCGACTGGATATGGGTGCAGGCGCGCGGCCAGGTCCTGCGCCGGTCGCCCGAGGGGCGGGCGCTGCGCTGCGTCGGCACCTTTTCCGACATTTCGCTGCGCAAGGGCAGCGAGTTCAGCGCCCGTTTCCTGCTGGCGCTCAATGACCGGCTGAAGCTGATCGGCGATCCGCTGGGGATGATCGACGCTGCCGCCGCCGCGCTCGGCCGCCATCTTGGCGTGTCGCGCGTCGGGTTTGCCGAAATCGACATCGCCAGCAATCAGTTCGCGATCGACCGGGAGTGGCGCGACGGCGATGTCAGCCCGATGACCGGGCGCTGGCCGCTGGGCCGGTTCGGCGGGGTGTTCCTCGACGCGCTGTCCAACGGCCGTACGATCACGGTCGAGGATGTGCAGGACGATGCGCGCACGCGGCAGGGCGGGTGGCCGCGGCCTATGCCCGGGTGCAGGTGCGCGCCTTTGTCGACGTGCCGCTGGTGCGCGACGGGCAGCTGA
- a CDS encoding acyl-CoA thioesterase, with protein MARFVCEITPQPADIDELGHVNNAVWVRWLQDVATTHWRAAADPGHVDAYIWVVLRHEIDYLGNISADEVARGLTVRAETWVGDAPRGARFDRFVAFFGPDGQVKARARTVWAIIDRATGRAVRVPRDVAARFAAFTG; from the coding sequence ATGGCCCGTTTCGTCTGCGAGATCACGCCCCAGCCCGCCGATATCGATGAGCTGGGGCATGTGAACAACGCCGTCTGGGTGCGCTGGCTGCAGGATGTGGCGACCACCCATTGGCGCGCGGCGGCCGATCCCGGCCATGTCGATGCCTATATCTGGGTCGTGCTGCGGCATGAGATTGATTATCTTGGCAATATTTCCGCCGATGAGGTGGCGCGCGGCCTGACCGTGCGCGCCGAAACCTGGGTGGGTGACGCGCCGCGCGGGGCGCGGTTCGACCGGTTTGTCGCGTTTTTCGGGCCTGACGGTCAGGTCAAGGCGCGCGCACGCACAGTCTGGGCGATCATCGACCGGGCGACCGGCCGCGCCGTCCGCGTGCCGCGCGATGTCGCGGCGCGGTTTGCGGCATTTACCGGCTAA
- a CDS encoding esterase/lipase family protein, translating into MSIAPRPIDYGAPGWGMLARELRTVVNPRRLAPPPASLTRQVGAGRPVLVIPGFLASDGSTRPLRVGLGEAGFRAHGWGRGRNLGLRDDVLAAVDARIAQISRGQPVALVGWSLGGLIAREYAKRAPGAVSRVVTLGSPICGDPRRNNNVWRVYEWVAGHPVDAPPLPCALEEKPPVETVAIWSRQDGIVAGHAARGASDRAVEIGCGHIEMVFAPEAIRAVVDALA; encoded by the coding sequence ATGAGCATCGCACCGCGCCCGATAGACTATGGCGCCCCCGGCTGGGGGATGCTGGCGCGCGAACTGCGCACGGTGGTCAATCCGCGCCGGCTGGCGCCGCCGCCCGCGTCGCTCACCCGCCAGGTCGGCGCTGGCCGGCCGGTGCTGGTGATTCCGGGTTTTCTGGCGTCTGACGGGTCAACGCGGCCGCTGCGTGTCGGTCTCGGAGAGGCGGGTTTTCGCGCCCATGGTTGGGGGCGGGGGCGCAATCTGGGGCTGCGCGACGATGTGCTGGCGGCGGTCGATGCGCGCATTGCCCAGATCAGCCGTGGCCAGCCGGTGGCGCTGGTCGGCTGGAGCCTGGGTGGCCTGATCGCGCGCGAATATGCCAAGCGCGCGCCCGGTGCGGTGTCGCGGGTGGTGACGCTCGGCAGCCCGATCTGTGGCGATCCGCGCCGCAACAACAATGTCTGGCGCGTTTATGAATGGGTTGCCGGCCATCCGGTCGATGCGCCGCCGCTGCCCTGCGCGCTTGAGGAAAAGCCCCCGGTCGAGACGGTGGCGATCTGGTCGCGCCAGGACGGCATCGTCGCCGGCCATGCCGCGCGCGGGGCGTCGGACCGGGCGGTCGAGATTGGCTGCGGCCATATCGAAATGGTGTTCGCGCCCGAGGCGATCCGCGCAGTGGTCGACGCGCTGGCCTGA
- a CDS encoding GGDEF domain-containing protein, protein MATATGISFVVTFIDRAALPGWQRRWAFVSALGSAITAILYALAPDDQLAGAAMLANMAALNTLVATAVLVGTGCIRRYPSALALLAGWTLPLIVSFLYPLRSIGVIRPDQLPDALLLAVMTLECLILSLPVAGRIRQLRLENERALERHQALEQQAQTDMLTGLANRRGFREALDRAALGLAPDSLLGLLAIDIDHFKRVNDRYGHGTGDQILQHVADHVARVSGAGAIVARYGGEEFLVALTGHDLARAATLAERIRASVVSSFDPESLLPSVTISIGVAAGALSSLDMLVLEADRALYRAKDEGRNRVALARPEDRPGRQRAAA, encoded by the coding sequence ATGGCGACCGCGACCGGGATCAGCTTCGTCGTCACCTTCATCGACCGCGCAGCGCTGCCGGGCTGGCAGCGGCGCTGGGCGTTTGTGTCGGCGCTGGGGTCCGCGATCACCGCGATCCTCTATGCGCTCGCCCCCGACGATCAGCTGGCCGGTGCCGCGATGCTCGCCAACATGGCGGCGCTGAACACGCTGGTCGCGACCGCGGTGCTGGTCGGGACCGGTTGTATCCGGCGCTATCCCTCGGCACTGGCGCTGCTGGCGGGCTGGACGCTGCCGCTGATCGTGTCGTTCCTCTATCCGCTGCGCAGCATTGGGGTCATCCGGCCCGATCAGCTGCCCGATGCGCTGCTGCTGGCGGTGATGACGCTTGAATGCCTGATCCTGTCGCTGCCGGTCGCCGGGCGCATCCGGCAGCTGCGGCTGGAGAATGAGCGCGCTCTCGAACGGCATCAGGCGCTCGAGCAGCAGGCCCAGACCGACATGCTCACCGGTCTCGCCAACCGGCGCGGCTTTCGCGAAGCGCTTGATCGGGCGGCGCTCGGCCTTGCGCCGGACTCTCTGCTCGGCCTGCTCGCGATCGACATCGATCATTTCAAGCGCGTCAACGACCGTTACGGGCATGGAACCGGCGATCAGATCCTGCAGCATGTCGCCGATCATGTCGCGCGCGTCTCCGGTGCCGGGGCGATCGTCGCCCGCTATGGCGGGGAGGAGTTTCTGGTCGCGCTCACCGGCCATGATCTCGCGCGTGCCGCGACGCTGGCCGAGCGCATCCGCGCGTCGGTGGTGTCGAGCTTTGATCCCGAATCGCTGCTGCCGAGCGTGACGATCAGCATCGGCGTTGCGGCGGGCGCGCTGTCCAGTCTCGACATGCTGGTGCTGGAGGCCGACCGCGCGCTTTACCGTGCCAAGGATGAGGGGCGGAACCGGGTCGCGCTTGCCCGGCCGGAGGACCGGCCCGGACGGCAACGGGCTGCGGCATAA
- a CDS encoding cytochrome c1 — MARLIAFLVGLGFCLVLLVSVITGAVSFARDGKPVTAEKLFHKHPRSAGLSSDGPMGKFDRAQLQRGFQVYKEVCSGCHSLKYVSFRNLADLGYSEAEVKAIAEQWAVQTPSVNPETGEPATRKNLASDRFPTPYPNEVAARAANNNALPPDLSLMAKARHDGSNYIYSLLTGYQDQPAELLKKFPDVKTPDGLYYNPYFANLNIAMPPPIASDDQVAYADGTKATVDQMAKDVSAFLTWTAEPKLENRHSTGLAVMIFLICFTVLAYMSYQNIWADKKGAAVAG, encoded by the coding sequence ATGGCTCGTTTGATCGCATTCCTGGTCGGACTTGGCTTCTGCCTCGTCCTGCTCGTGTCCGTCATCACGGGCGCCGTCAGCTTCGCGCGCGACGGCAAGCCCGTGACGGCTGAAAAGCTGTTCCACAAGCATCCGCGCAGCGCCGGCCTGTCGAGCGACGGCCCGATGGGCAAGTTCGACCGTGCCCAGCTCCAGCGTGGCTTCCAGGTTTACAAGGAAGTCTGCTCGGGCTGCCACTCGCTGAAATATGTGTCGTTCCGCAACCTCGCGGACCTTGGCTATTCCGAGGCCGAGGTGAAGGCGATTGCCGAGCAGTGGGCGGTGCAGACCCCCTCGGTGAACCCGGAAACCGGCGAACCGGCGACGCGCAAGAACCTGGCGTCCGACCGTTTCCCGACCCCGTATCCCAACGAGGTCGCGGCGCGGGCGGCGAACAACAACGCGCTGCCGCCGGATCTGTCGCTGATGGCCAAGGCCCGTCACGACGGCAGCAACTACATCTACTCGCTGCTGACCGGCTATCAGGACCAGCCCGCCGAACTGCTGAAGAAGTTCCCGGACGTGAAGACGCCGGACGGGCTGTACTACAACCCCTATTTCGCCAACCTCAACATCGCCATGCCGCCGCCGATCGCCAGCGACGATCAGGTCGCCTATGCCGACGGCACCAAGGCGACGGTTGACCAGATGGCGAAGGACGTTTCGGCCTTCCTCACCTGGACGGCTGAACCGAAGCTGGAAAACCGGCATTCGACCGGGCTGGCGGTGATGATCTTCCTGATCTGCTTCACCGTGCTCGCCTATATGTCGTACCAGAATATCTGGGCCGACAAGAAGGGCGCGGCGGTCGCCGGCTGA
- the petA gene encoding ubiquinol-cytochrome c reductase iron-sulfur subunit, whose product MATIEQTHSDEALAPEGHRRRDFINIAAVAFAGVGGAAFVAPLVNQMNPAADVLALASTEVDLSQIQPGQSIKAIYRKQPLFVRHLTAEEIAAANKVATDTLRDPQTLADRTKPGKEQWLVTLGVCTHLGCVPLGAAEGENKGEFGGYFCPCHGSHYDSAGRIRKGPAPKNLEVPDYAFRSDTVIEVGAAA is encoded by the coding sequence ATGGCCACGATTGAGCAAACGCACAGCGATGAGGCGCTCGCCCCCGAAGGGCATCGCCGTCGCGATTTTATCAACATTGCCGCCGTTGCGTTCGCGGGTGTCGGCGGGGCCGCGTTCGTCGCGCCGCTGGTCAACCAGATGAACCCGGCTGCCGACGTCCTCGCGCTCGCCTCCACCGAGGTGGATCTGTCGCAGATCCAGCCGGGGCAATCGATCAAGGCCATTTATCGAAAACAGCCGCTCTTCGTCCGTCACCTGACGGCCGAAGAGATTGCCGCCGCCAACAAGGTGGCGACGGACACGCTGCGCGATCCGCAGACGCTCGCTGATCGCACCAAGCCGGGCAAGGAACAGTGGCTGGTGACGCTGGGCGTGTGCACCCATCTGGGCTGCGTGCCGCTCGGTGCCGCCGAAGGCGAGAACAAGGGCGAGTTCGGGGGCTATTTCTGCCCCTGCCACGGCTCGCACTATGATTCCGCTGGCCGCATCCGCAAGGGCCCGGCGCCGAAGAATCTCGAAGTGCCGGACTATGCGTTCCGGTCTGACACCGTCATCGAAGTGGGAGCTGCAGCATGA
- a CDS encoding tRNA (cytidine(34)-2'-O)-methyltransferase, with translation MRLALFQPDIAGNVGAVLRTAACLGVAVDLIEPMGFAWDDKRVRRAVMDYFDHVQVTRHADWDAFLATVGQSRLVVMAARGSVPVADAGFRPDDIILMGSESAGAPAFVHERADLRVRIPIRPGLRSLNLSVAAAIAAAEALRQTGTSPG, from the coding sequence ATCCGCCTCGCCCTGTTCCAGCCCGACATTGCCGGCAATGTCGGCGCGGTGCTGCGCACCGCTGCCTGTCTTGGGGTCGCGGTCGACCTGATCGAACCGATGGGCTTTGCCTGGGACGACAAGCGGGTGCGGCGCGCGGTCATGGACTATTTCGACCATGTGCAGGTGACGCGCCATGCCGACTGGGATGCGTTTCTGGCGACGGTCGGACAGTCCCGGCTGGTGGTGATGGCAGCGCGCGGCAGCGTGCCGGTGGCTGATGCCGGGTTCCGCCCCGACGACATCATCCTGATGGGCAGCGAAAGCGCGGGCGCGCCTGCTTTCGTGCACGAACGCGCCGATCTGCGCGTGCGCATTCCGATCCGCCCCGGCCTCAGGTCGCTCAACCTGTCGGTCGCCGCCGCCATCGCGGCGGCCGAGGCGCTGCGCCAGACCGGGACCAGCCCCGGCTGA
- a CDS encoding crotonase/enoyl-CoA hydratase family protein codes for MAVTGPLLAARDGAVVTLTLNLPDKRNPVSEPEMVDALVDALEAADQDIGVRAVILTGAGSAFSSGGDLRAMKSGTGLRADLPADTRRRYRAGIQRLPLLFHALEVPVIAAVNGPAIGAGLDLACMCDIRIAADTAVFAESFVRLGIVPGDGGAWLLPRIVGFSRATELALTGETIDAHEALAIGLVSRVVPGDALLDAARAVAARIAANPPQAVRMTKRLLREGQTATLPALLDLSAAMQALAHATADHDEAVDAFLAKRPPRFQGS; via the coding sequence ATGGCCGTGACCGGCCCGCTGCTCGCCGCGCGCGACGGCGCGGTCGTCACGCTGACGCTCAACCTGCCCGACAAGCGCAATCCGGTGTCGGAACCCGAGATGGTCGACGCACTCGTCGACGCGCTTGAGGCGGCAGATCAGGATATCGGCGTGCGCGCGGTGATCCTGACCGGCGCGGGCAGCGCCTTTTCCTCGGGCGGCGATCTGCGCGCGATGAAATCGGGCACCGGGCTGCGCGCCGACCTGCCGGCGGATACGCGCCGCCGCTACCGCGCGGGCATCCAGCGCCTGCCGCTGCTGTTCCATGCGCTCGAAGTGCCGGTGATCGCGGCGGTCAACGGCCCGGCGATCGGCGCGGGGCTGGACCTTGCGTGCATGTGCGACATCCGCATCGCCGCCGACACGGCAGTGTTTGCCGAAAGCTTTGTCCGCCTGGGCATCGTGCCGGGCGATGGCGGGGCATGGCTGCTGCCACGGATTGTCGGCTTTTCCCGCGCGACCGAACTGGCGCTGACCGGCGAGACCATCGACGCTCACGAGGCGCTGGCGATCGGGCTGGTGTCGCGGGTGGTGCCGGGCGATGCGCTGCTCGATGCCGCGCGCGCGGTCGCCGCCAGGATCGCCGCCAACCCGCCCCAGGCGGTGCGCATGACCAAAAGGCTGCTGCGCGAAGGGCAGACGGCGACGCTGCCGGCGCTGCTCGACCTGTCGGCGGCGATGCAGGCGCTTGCCCACGCCACCGCCGATCATGACGAGGCGGTGGACGCGTTCCTTGCCAAGCGGCCGCCGCGCTTTCAGGGCAGCTGA
- a CDS encoding acyl-CoA dehydrogenase family protein, with the protein MFDTLRFMPLPEAAEALRPRVRALIAEHVAPLPASRRIRSWLAADRDFSRAMGRAGLLGLTLPVAYGGAGMDAFARYVVVEELLAAGAPVGLHWIADRQSALMILAHGSEAQRQRHLPAICRGESFFAIGMSEPESGSDLASVRTRAVRQPDGGWRLSGQKIWTTNAQHCDHMIALVRTSGDSGDRQRGLSQMLIDLRLPGITIRPIADATGHEDFNEVFFDDVALPADALLGREGEGWTQVNAELAFERSGPERIWSSAVLLDQWIAHVACHTADPARTRLAGRLTAELAALRALSVAVTARLAAGEEPAVEAALLKDLGTGFEQSVPMLVADDLAARPDEAVSAELSATLFHALAIAPAYSLRGGTREILRGIIARALGVR; encoded by the coding sequence ATGTTCGACACGCTGCGGTTCATGCCGCTGCCCGAGGCGGCGGAGGCGCTGCGCCCGCGCGTACGGGCGCTGATCGCCGAACATGTCGCCCCCCTGCCCGCCAGCCGGCGGATCCGCAGCTGGCTGGCCGCCGACCGCGATTTCAGCCGGGCGATGGGCCGGGCGGGGCTGCTCGGCCTCACCTTGCCGGTCGCCTATGGCGGGGCGGGCATGGATGCCTTTGCCCGCTATGTGGTGGTGGAGGAGCTGCTGGCGGCGGGCGCACCCGTCGGGCTGCACTGGATCGCCGACCGGCAGAGCGCGCTGATGATCCTCGCCCATGGCAGCGAGGCGCAGCGCCAGCGCCATCTGCCCGCCATCTGCCGGGGCGAATCCTTTTTCGCCATCGGCATGAGCGAACCGGAATCGGGATCGGACCTCGCCTCGGTGCGGACACGGGCCGTGCGCCAGCCGGATGGCGGCTGGCGGCTGAGCGGGCAAAAGATCTGGACGACCAACGCCCAGCACTGCGACCATATGATCGCACTCGTCCGCACCTCGGGCGACAGCGGCGATCGCCAGCGCGGCCTGTCGCAGATGCTGATCGACCTCCGCCTGCCCGGCATCACCATCCGCCCGATCGCCGATGCGACCGGGCATGAGGATTTCAACGAGGTCTTTTTCGACGATGTCGCGCTGCCGGCCGATGCGCTGCTGGGGCGCGAAGGCGAAGGCTGGACCCAGGTCAATGCCGAGCTGGCGTTCGAGCGTTCGGGGCCGGAGCGGATCTGGTCGAGCGCGGTGCTGCTCGACCAGTGGATCGCGCATGTCGCCTGCCACACCGCCGATCCCGCCCGCACCCGGCTGGCCGGGCGGCTGACCGCCGAGCTGGCGGCGCTGCGCGCGCTGTCGGTCGCGGTCACCGCGCGGCTGGCGGCGGGCGAGGAACCGGCGGTGGAAGCGGCGCTGCTCAAGGATCTGGGCACCGGCTTTGAACAATCGGTGCCCATGCTGGTCGCCGACGATCTGGCGGCGCGGCCCGACGAAGCGGTGAGCGCCGAGCTGTCGGCAACGCTGTTCCACGCGCTGGCGATCGCGCCGGCTTATTCGCTGCGCGGCGGCACGCGCGAAATCCTGCGCGGCATCATCGCGCGCGCGCTGGGGGTCAGGTGA
- a CDS encoding acyl-CoA dehydrogenase family protein has protein sequence MDLLGPFERLLDAHAPDALGSALDAAGYLDLLVPGTGPGLEEAPPVLRALGRRAIDLPVAEAMAARATAAAPSDSALADQALLAVLAANEIAGGGEALLDMCLAHANTRRQFGRAIGQFQAVQHQLAQLAEQVVLVRVAAEAACRAGPLPPVPLAAMAKTVASAAVPVMTGIAHAVHGAIGITRDFPLHRITGQLHRLRMTAGSESFWAERLGTARLAAAGAGEPGASLGFVRAVLGG, from the coding sequence ATGGATCTGCTCGGCCCGTTTGAACGGCTGCTCGACGCGCACGCACCCGATGCGCTGGGATCCGCGCTCGACGCCGCCGGCTATCTCGATCTGCTCGTCCCCGGCACCGGGCCGGGGCTGGAGGAGGCGCCGCCGGTGCTGCGCGCGCTGGGGCGGCGGGCGATCGACCTGCCGGTCGCGGAAGCGATGGCCGCGCGCGCGACCGCTGCCGCGCCGTCCGATTCTGCCCTGGCCGATCAGGCGCTGCTGGCGGTGCTGGCCGCCAACGAGATTGCCGGCGGCGGCGAGGCACTGCTCGACATGTGCCTCGCTCACGCCAATACCCGCCGTCAGTTCGGCCGGGCGATCGGCCAGTTCCAGGCGGTGCAGCATCAGCTGGCCCAGCTGGCCGAGCAGGTGGTGCTGGTGCGCGTGGCGGCAGAGGCGGCTTGCCGCGCCGGCCCGCTGCCGCCGGTGCCGCTGGCGGCCATGGCAAAGACGGTGGCGAGTGCCGCCGTGCCGGTGATGACCGGCATCGCCCATGCCGTGCACGGCGCGATCGGCATCACCCGCGATTTTCCGCTGCACCGGATCACCGGGCAGCTGCACCGGCTGCGCATGACGGCGGGCAGCGAAAGCTTCTGGGCCGAACGGCTCGGCACCGCCCGGCTGGCGGCAGCCGGGGCGGGCGAACCGGGCGCCTCGCTCGGCTTTGTGCGGGCGGTGCTGGGCGGCTGA
- a CDS encoding acyl-CoA dehydrogenase family protein, producing MTDHAAIRAEVAKLCAGFPGEYWREKDRARAYPTEFVQALSDAGYLAALIPEAYGGAGLPLSGAAAILEEIQAQGCNGAACHAQMYIMGTLLRHGSDAQKADYLPQIARGELRLQAFGVTEPTSGTDTLALRTTARREGDDYVIDGQKIWTSRAEHSDLMLLLARTTSRDQVARKTDGLSVFLIDMRAAIGNGLTIRPIETMMNHSTTEVFFDGLRVPASSLVGEEGQGFRYILSGMNAERLLIAAECIGDAKWFIARATAYARERQLFGRPIGQNQGVQFPIARAYAQMRAAELMVASGIARYEAGENAGEEANMAKLLASEASWAAGEACVQTHGGFGFAAEYDVERKFRETRLYQVAPISTNMILAYVAEHVLGLPRSY from the coding sequence ATGACCGACCATGCGGCGATCCGCGCCGAAGTGGCTAAGCTGTGCGCCGGCTTTCCCGGCGAATATTGGCGCGAAAAGGACCGCGCCCGCGCCTATCCGACCGAGTTTGTGCAGGCGCTGAGCGATGCCGGCTATCTCGCCGCGCTGATCCCGGAAGCCTATGGCGGGGCGGGGCTGCCGCTGTCGGGCGCGGCGGCGATCCTTGAGGAGATCCAGGCCCAGGGCTGCAACGGCGCTGCCTGCCATGCCCAGATGTACATCATGGGCACGCTGCTGCGCCACGGATCGGACGCGCAAAAGGCCGATTATCTGCCCCAGATTGCGCGCGGCGAGCTGCGTCTGCAGGCCTTTGGCGTGACCGAACCGACCAGTGGCACCGACACGCTGGCGCTGCGTACCACCGCCCGGCGCGAGGGCGATGACTATGTGATCGACGGCCAGAAGATCTGGACCAGCCGGGCCGAGCATAGCGACCTGATGCTGCTGCTCGCGCGCACCACGTCGCGCGATCAGGTGGCGCGCAAGACCGACGGGCTGTCGGTGTTCCTGATCGACATGCGCGCCGCGATCGGCAACGGCCTGACCATCCGCCCGATCGAGACGATGATGAATCATTCGACGACCGAGGTGTTTTTCGACGGCCTGCGCGTGCCGGCGTCGAGCCTGGTCGGCGAGGAGGGGCAGGGCTTTCGCTACATCCTGTCGGGGATGAACGCCGAACGGCTGCTGATCGCGGCTGAGTGCATCGGCGACGCCAAATGGTTCATCGCCCGCGCCACCGCCTATGCGCGCGAGCGGCAGCTGTTCGGGCGGCCGATCGGGCAGAATCAGGGCGTGCAGTTCCCGATCGCCCGCGCCTATGCGCAGATGCGCGCCGCCGAGCTGATGGTCGCCTCCGGCATCGCCCGCTACGAGGCCGGCGAAAATGCCGGCGAGGAAGCCAATATGGCCAAGCTGCTCGCGTCCGAGGCCAGCTGGGCGGCGGGCGAAGCCTGTGTGCAGACGCATGGCGGCTTCGGCTTTGCCGCCGAATATGATGTCGAGCGCAAGTTCCGCGAGACGCGGCTCTATCAGGTCGCGCCGATCAGCACGAACATGATCCTCGCCTATGTCGCCGAACATGTGCTGGGCCTGCCGCGCAGCTATTGA